From Microcystis aeruginosa NIES-2549, a single genomic window includes:
- a CDS encoding carotenoid oxygenase family protein produces the protein MVLTPTIGEKSYNRQDWQKGYQSQPNEYDYEVEDIEGQIPPDLQGTVFKNGPGLLDIAGTAIAHPFDGDGMISAISFNHGRVHYRNRFVKTEGYLQEQKAGKPLYRGVFGTKKPGGIFGNAFDLRLKNIANTNVIYWGDKLLALWEAAEPHRLDAKTLDTIGLDYLDGILEKGDSFAAHPRIDPACIFDNHQPCLVNFAIKTGLSSSITLYEISPTGKLLRRHTHSVPGFCFIHDFVITPHYAIFFQNPVGYNPFPFLFGLKGAGECVINQPDKLTKIIIISRDPNKREVKVLETPSGFVFHHSNAFEQGEKIYIDSICYQSLPQLDSNSSFQSVNFDSLAPGHLWRFTLNLSENTVTRECILEHCCEFPSINPAKVGRDYRYLYIAAAHHATGNAPLQAILKLDLLTGEKQLHSFAPRGFAGEPIFVPKPDGIAEDDGWLLVVTYDAANHRSNVVILDAKDITNSLVVIHLKHHIPYGLHGSWTGQCF, from the coding sequence ATGGTACTAACTCCGACAATTGGCGAAAAATCCTATAATCGTCAGGATTGGCAAAAAGGCTATCAATCCCAACCTAACGAGTACGATTACGAGGTAGAGGACATTGAGGGGCAAATTCCCCCCGATTTACAGGGTACAGTCTTTAAAAACGGCCCCGGTTTACTGGATATCGCTGGCACTGCGATCGCTCATCCCTTTGATGGGGATGGTATGATCAGCGCGATTAGCTTCAACCATGGCCGCGTACATTATCGTAATCGTTTTGTGAAAACCGAGGGTTATCTCCAGGAACAGAAAGCGGGAAAACCCCTTTATCGCGGTGTTTTCGGCACGAAAAAACCGGGGGGAATTTTCGGCAATGCTTTTGATTTGCGTCTGAAAAATATTGCTAATACTAATGTTATCTACTGGGGTGATAAATTACTGGCACTTTGGGAAGCGGCCGAACCCCATCGCCTCGATGCTAAAACCCTTGATACTATTGGTTTAGACTATCTCGATGGTATCTTAGAAAAAGGCGATTCTTTTGCCGCTCATCCTCGCATCGATCCCGCTTGTATTTTCGATAATCATCAACCTTGTCTGGTAAATTTTGCCATCAAAACGGGTTTGTCTAGTTCAATTACTCTCTACGAAATTAGTCCCACGGGTAAGTTATTACGTCGTCATACCCACAGTGTACCGGGCTTCTGTTTTATCCACGATTTTGTTATTACTCCCCACTACGCTATCTTTTTCCAAAACCCGGTTGGTTATAATCCTTTTCCCTTTCTTTTTGGGTTAAAAGGTGCGGGAGAATGCGTCATCAATCAACCGGACAAGTTAACTAAGATTATTATTATCTCCCGGGATCCTAACAAAAGAGAAGTGAAAGTTTTAGAAACTCCATCGGGTTTTGTCTTCCACCATAGCAATGCTTTTGAACAAGGGGAGAAAATTTATATTGATTCTATTTGTTATCAATCCTTACCACAACTGGATTCAAATAGCAGTTTTCAATCGGTAAATTTTGATAGTTTAGCACCCGGACATCTGTGGCGATTTACACTAAATTTATCAGAAAATACGGTTACAAGAGAATGTATTCTAGAGCATTGTTGTGAATTTCCCAGCATCAATCCGGCAAAAGTTGGTCGAGATTACCGTTATTTATACATCGCTGCCGCTCATCATGCCACTGGTAATGCTCCTTTGCAAGCAATCTTAAAACTGGACCTATTAACGGGAGAAAAACAATTACATTCTTTTGCTCCCCGGGGATTCGCAGGTGAGCCAATTTTTGTGCCTAAACCCGATGGAATCGCTGAAGATGATGGTTGGTTATTGGTAGTTACTTACGATGCAGCCAATCATCGATCGAATGTGGTAATCTTAGATGCTAAAGATATCACTAATTCCCTAGTGGTTATCCATCTTAAACATCATATTCCCTACGGGTTACACGGTAGTTGGACTGGACAATGTTTTTAA
- the sixA gene encoding phosphohistidine phosphatase SixA has product MKLYFVRHGLAGQSGDYPNDRERPLTEEGKAKTAKVAQRLGQLGVKFDLILTSPLVRAVQTAEILQKAGLSRKIEQFNPLSPNGNIQDWVQWWQKSDYQREENAIALVGHEPDLGYWTEMLVWGKFQGKLSLKKAGIIGLEVPNQQNPLGKCQLFWLTAPKLLL; this is encoded by the coding sequence ATGAAACTTTATTTTGTGCGTCATGGATTAGCAGGGCAATCTGGGGATTATCCCAACGATAGGGAACGTCCTTTAACCGAGGAAGGTAAGGCAAAAACTGCTAAAGTTGCCCAAAGATTAGGACAGTTGGGGGTGAAATTTGACCTAATTTTGACCTCTCCCCTGGTGCGTGCGGTGCAAACCGCCGAAATTCTCCAAAAAGCGGGTTTAAGCCGTAAAATTGAGCAATTTAATCCCCTATCTCCCAACGGCAATATTCAAGATTGGGTGCAGTGGTGGCAAAAGTCGGACTATCAGCGAGAGGAAAACGCGATCGCACTGGTAGGCCACGAACCGGATTTAGGCTATTGGACGGAAATGCTAGTTTGGGGCAAGTTTCAAGGAAAATTATCGCTCAAAAAAGCGGGAATAATTGGTCTAGAGGTTCCCAATCAACAAAATCCCCTAGGCAAGTGTCAGTTATTCTGGTTGACAGCCCCAAAATTACTCCTCTAG
- the hypB gene encoding hydrogenase nickel incorporation protein HypB, with translation MHQTFDAALEINLLHANQTGADHNREHFDEWGITCLNLMSSPGAGKTVLLEKTLAALKDQLKMAVIEGDMTTELDAERLRQYGVPVIAINTGRSCHLDSKMVAGGIHRFKEDYNPKEFDLLLVENVGNLVCPAEFEVGEHAKVALLSITEGEDKPLKYPIMFQEADCLIITKLDLAPYLEIDLKRLEANVRSMNPDVKIIALSAQTGEGLEEWLNWLKSQVNIPRFLNC, from the coding sequence ATGCACCAAACTTTTGACGCAGCCCTAGAAATTAATCTACTTCATGCCAATCAAACAGGAGCCGATCACAACCGGGAACATTTTGACGAGTGGGGCATTACCTGTTTAAACCTGATGAGTAGTCCTGGTGCGGGTAAAACTGTATTATTGGAAAAAACCCTCGCAGCCTTAAAAGATCAATTAAAAATGGCTGTTATTGAAGGAGATATGACTACAGAACTAGATGCAGAGCGCCTGAGACAATATGGAGTTCCCGTGATTGCCATTAATACGGGTCGCTCCTGTCACTTAGATTCCAAAATGGTAGCTGGGGGAATTCATCGTTTCAAAGAAGATTATAACCCCAAAGAGTTTGATTTATTGTTGGTGGAAAATGTGGGAAATTTAGTTTGTCCCGCCGAATTTGAGGTAGGGGAACACGCCAAAGTTGCTCTATTAAGTATTACTGAAGGAGAAGATAAACCCCTCAAATATCCAATTATGTTTCAAGAAGCGGATTGTCTGATTATTACCAAATTAGATCTGGCTCCTTATTTAGAGATTGATTTAAAACGTTTAGAGGCAAATGTTCGTTCTATGAATCCTGATGTAAAGATTATCGCTCTTTCTGCTCAAACAGGAGAAGGTTTAGAAGAGTGGTTAAATTGGCTAAAAAGCCAAGTCAATATTCCGAGGTTTTTGAATTGTTAA
- the grxC gene encoding glutaredoxin 3 has product MAANVEIYTWSSCPFCIRAKALLKKKGVEFTEYCIDGDERARAKMSDRANGRTSVPQIFINDQHIGGCDDIYALDRSGGLAPLLQN; this is encoded by the coding sequence ATGGCCGCTAATGTTGAGATCTATACTTGGAGTTCCTGTCCTTTCTGTATCCGCGCCAAGGCATTACTCAAGAAAAAAGGAGTCGAGTTTACCGAATATTGTATCGATGGCGATGAAAGAGCGCGAGCCAAAATGTCCGATCGAGCCAATGGTCGTACAAGTGTACCACAAATTTTTATAAACGATCAACACATCGGGGGCTGCGATGACATCTATGCTTTAGATAGAAGTGGTGGTTTAGCTCCCCTGTTGCAGAATTAA
- the hypA gene encoding hydrogenase maturation nickel metallochaperone HypA codes for MHETDMTKALIMTVRDWYDSQPEKLKIEKIHLMVGEFTCVEPVSLQFAFEVQTDNTFLAGVELAIKNIPLIAYCHCCQKDYKPQIGQQYSCPTCRSPMEDIRSGRELKIDHIEYSLDS; via the coding sequence ATGCACGAAACTGATATGACCAAGGCGTTAATTATGACAGTTCGAGATTGGTATGATAGCCAACCTGAAAAGCTCAAAATTGAAAAAATTCATCTCATGGTTGGTGAATTTACCTGTGTCGAACCGGTCAGTTTACAATTTGCCTTTGAAGTTCAAACTGATAATACTTTTCTTGCTGGTGTGGAATTAGCGATTAAAAATATTCCCCTAATTGCTTATTGTCATTGCTGCCAAAAGGATTATAAACCCCAAATTGGCCAGCAATATTCCTGCCCAACTTGTCGATCACCGATGGAGGATATTCGTTCAGGTCGAGAGTTAAAAATTGATCACATTGAATATTCTTTAGATTCTTAA
- the gshB gene encoding glutathione synthase — MKLAFIIDPIEYLDPGHDTSVAIMEAAQLLGHEIWITSITALSAIAGKAWAKLTRIELVPVELKDNHWVAVSQWYQRQETVFTCLENFDFVWMRKDPPVTIAYLYATYLLDLIDPQKTQVINSTRGLRHANEKLYTIHFAQVMPATIVSQDKATIREFVNQKGAAVMKPLGGKAGEGILFLSPEDRNLNSMIEISTKWGQEPVMIQDYLPAAQEGDKRIIVLNGEPIGAVNRIPTGSEFRGNMAVGGRVAKTEISDQELEICATLAPKLREDGLYFVGLDVIGGYLTEVNVTSPTGIREIDRLNNVSLGQQVIKWLESFAGAKELP, encoded by the coding sequence ATGAAACTAGCCTTTATTATCGATCCGATCGAATATCTAGATCCGGGCCATGATACCAGTGTAGCTATCATGGAAGCAGCCCAACTATTAGGTCATGAAATCTGGATAACTTCCATCACGGCTCTCAGTGCAATTGCGGGAAAAGCTTGGGCAAAACTAACCAGAATTGAACTGGTTCCTGTGGAGTTAAAAGATAATCATTGGGTGGCTGTATCTCAATGGTATCAAAGACAAGAGACAGTTTTTACCTGCCTAGAAAACTTCGATTTTGTCTGGATGCGAAAAGACCCACCCGTGACAATTGCCTATCTTTATGCCACCTATTTATTAGACCTGATCGACCCACAAAAAACCCAAGTAATTAACTCAACTAGGGGTTTACGCCATGCCAATGAAAAGTTATATACTATTCACTTTGCTCAGGTAATGCCCGCCACAATTGTTTCCCAAGATAAAGCAACGATTAGGGAATTTGTCAACCAAAAAGGGGCGGCAGTTATGAAACCTTTAGGGGGCAAAGCAGGGGAGGGAATTTTATTTCTTAGTCCCGAAGATCGCAATCTCAATTCAATGATTGAAATTAGCACAAAATGGGGACAAGAACCGGTAATGATTCAAGATTATTTACCAGCTGCCCAAGAAGGAGATAAACGCATTATTGTTCTCAATGGTGAACCCATCGGGGCAGTTAATCGCATTCCCACCGGTTCGGAATTTCGCGGTAATATGGCGGTGGGTGGACGGGTGGCAAAAACAGAAATCAGCGATCAAGAATTAGAAATCTGTGCCACTTTAGCCCCAAAATTACGAGAAGATGGCCTATATTTTGTCGGATTAGATGTGATTGGTGGCTACCTCACGGAAGTTAATGTCACCAGTCCCACCGGCATTCGCGAGATCGATCGATTAAACAATGTTAGTTTAGGTCAACAGGTGATTAAATGGCTAGAAAGTTTTGCTGGTGCCAAGGAGCTGCCTTGA
- a CDS encoding Tab2/Atab2 family RNA-binding protein, producing the protein MTIWELDFYSRPVLDENNKKRWELLICETPATIDRSSDTIFKYASYCPNTMVNSQWLGEAVTAAIKAAGVTPKKIRFFRRQMNNMISKACEDIGIPASPSRRTHALTRWIEERMANFYPQEVGYDQNLTKTASVNYPPLNAVPLPDAVRGDKADKWAFVTLELSSFNDLKDWDISFGENLPILGMGLDENLKIPGLVIFSPRALPLAGWMSGLEMAYLKLETSSRPLLRLETGASDSWILVNVTNAETLNEAKNFEEAKQKANNLHFLAIQSNPESESFAGFWLLQEGSQE; encoded by the coding sequence ATGACTATTTGGGAACTTGATTTTTATTCGCGGCCGGTGCTGGATGAAAATAATAAAAAAAGATGGGAATTATTAATCTGTGAAACTCCGGCAACAATCGATCGCTCCTCCGATACAATATTTAAATATGCCAGTTATTGTCCTAATACGATGGTTAATTCCCAATGGTTAGGAGAGGCAGTTACTGCAGCTATCAAGGCAGCGGGAGTAACTCCCAAAAAAATTCGCTTTTTCCGTCGTCAGATGAATAACATGATTAGCAAAGCTTGCGAGGATATCGGTATTCCCGCTTCCCCTAGTCGTCGCACTCATGCTCTCACTAGATGGATAGAAGAAAGAATGGCCAATTTCTACCCTCAAGAAGTTGGTTATGATCAAAATTTAACTAAAACTGCTTCCGTGAATTATCCTCCTTTAAACGCTGTTCCCCTTCCCGATGCTGTCCGGGGAGATAAGGCAGATAAATGGGCCTTTGTCACGCTAGAATTGTCTTCTTTTAATGATTTAAAAGATTGGGATATTAGCTTCGGAGAAAATTTGCCCATACTGGGAATGGGATTAGATGAGAATCTAAAAATCCCCGGTTTAGTTATTTTTTCCCCCCGTGCTTTACCCCTAGCTGGTTGGATGTCAGGGTTAGAAATGGCCTATTTAAAGTTAGAAACCAGTTCTCGTCCTCTGCTACGTTTAGAAACGGGTGCTAGTGATAGTTGGATTCTCGTCAATGTCACTAATGCCGAGACTTTAAACGAAGCCAAAAACTTTGAAGAAGCTAAACAAAAAGCCAATAATCTGCATTTTTTAGCCATTCAATCTAACCCTGAATCGGAATCCTTCGCCGGTTTTTGGCTACTACAAGAAGGCTCTCAAGAGTAA
- a CDS encoding DUF3593 domain-containing protein — MNKESLFAISLFPYLGFLWLVTRSGKMPLLALIGFYVLLIFVFITIPAGIYAKIHYGQELANVDWLHGSAEFFLTLSNILVVLGFRQAILAKKQTEKGEQG; from the coding sequence ATGAATAAAGAGAGTTTATTTGCCATTTCCCTGTTTCCCTATCTGGGGTTTCTTTGGTTGGTCACTCGTTCGGGAAAAATGCCACTTTTAGCCTTAATTGGCTTTTATGTGCTGTTAATCTTCGTTTTTATCACCATTCCTGCCGGTATCTACGCCAAAATTCACTATGGTCAAGAATTAGCCAACGTCGATTGGTTACACGGCAGCGCCGAATTTTTCCTCACCCTCTCCAATATTCTCGTCGTCCTAGGTTTTCGTCAGGCAATTTTAGCCAAAAAGCAAACAGAGAAAGGGGAACAGGGATAA
- a CDS encoding YggT family protein, whose protein sequence is MSDIGFILTIINNFLQIYSVILIVRVLLTWFQNAGWAYQIMSFLSPITDPYLNLFRSIIPPLGGMDLSPILAFLLLNVVQSVVATGASSLVSSSF, encoded by the coding sequence ATGAGCGATATAGGGTTTATTTTGACGATAATCAACAATTTCCTGCAAATTTACTCGGTAATCCTAATTGTTAGGGTTTTACTGACTTGGTTCCAAAATGCCGGTTGGGCCTATCAGATTATGTCTTTTCTCAGTCCGATTACCGATCCCTATTTAAACCTCTTTCGCTCGATTATCCCACCCCTAGGCGGGATGGACTTGTCCCCGATTCTCGCATTCCTGCTGCTCAACGTCGTTCAGAGTGTCGTAGCCACAGGGGCCAGCAGTCTGGTCAGCAGCAGTTTCTAA
- a CDS encoding glycosyltransferase, translating into MYPITPSISVNEPNPQAAIQTLSVVVPIYNEVDSIPHLVESIATILRSYQINYEIICVDDGSKDGSTEVLTNLAKNRDDLKAVILRRNYGQTPAMAAGFNYATGQVIVTLDGDLQNDPNDIPLLLAKLEEGYDLVSGWRKNRQDDRVKRLLPSKIANWLIAKVTGVKLHDYGCSLKAYRAELVADMNLYGELHRFLPALAFIEGAKITEIPVNHHARRFGQSKYGLGRTIRVIMDLFTVFFMKKFLTRPMHIFGLYGLLSMVVGIILGTYLTILKLGFGQEIGDRPLLILAVLFFLTGVQLLCFGLLAEILMRTYHESQKRPIYRVRTVVGDRGFFSEQ; encoded by the coding sequence ATGTACCCGATTACACCGTCCATCAGTGTCAATGAACCAAACCCGCAGGCTGCTATCCAGACTTTATCGGTAGTGGTTCCCATTTATAACGAAGTGGACAGTATACCCCATCTCGTCGAGAGTATCGCCACGATTTTGCGTTCTTATCAAATTAACTACGAGATTATCTGTGTTGACGACGGTTCTAAGGACGGTTCCACCGAGGTTTTAACTAATTTAGCCAAAAATCGCGATGATCTCAAGGCGGTGATATTGCGACGCAACTACGGACAAACCCCCGCCATGGCTGCCGGATTTAATTATGCCACGGGACAGGTCATCGTTACCCTCGACGGCGATTTACAGAATGATCCCAATGATATACCCCTATTATTGGCCAAATTGGAGGAAGGTTATGACCTCGTGAGTGGCTGGCGCAAAAATCGCCAAGATGACCGGGTAAAACGGCTGTTACCCTCAAAAATAGCTAATTGGCTAATAGCAAAGGTAACAGGGGTCAAATTACACGACTACGGTTGTTCTTTGAAAGCCTATCGAGCCGAATTAGTGGCCGATATGAATCTCTACGGGGAATTACATCGCTTTTTACCCGCGTTAGCTTTTATTGAAGGGGCAAAAATCACCGAAATTCCCGTTAATCACCACGCTAGACGGTTCGGACAGAGTAAATATGGTTTAGGTCGCACAATTCGCGTGATTATGGACTTATTTACTGTCTTTTTTATGAAAAAGTTCCTCACCCGTCCGATGCACATTTTTGGACTCTACGGACTGTTATCGATGGTAGTGGGGATTATTTTAGGCACTTATCTGACTATTCTCAAACTCGGTTTCGGACAAGAAATCGGCGATCGACCTTTGTTAATCCTGGCCGTGTTATTCTTTTTAACTGGGGTACAATTACTCTGTTTTGGTCTTTTGGCAGAAATTTTGATGCGAACTTACCATGAATCCCAAAAACGTCCTATCTACCGCGTTCGTACTGTTGTCGGGGATAGGGGATTTTTCAGTGAGCAGTAA
- a CDS encoding type II toxin-antitoxin system VapC family toxin, with protein MNLRFLLDSNILSEPLRPQPNTKVMEKLLEHQQEIATATVVLHELLFGCYRLPDSTKRKNIEEYLKETELILPLLSYDHKAAIWHAQERSRLVKLGKTPPFADGQIAAVAYVNQLILVTNNISDYREFQGLKIENWHY; from the coding sequence GTGAATTTACGTTTTTTACTCGATAGTAATATCTTATCAGAGCCTTTACGACCTCAACCGAATACAAAGGTTATGGAAAAACTACTTGAACATCAGCAAGAAATCGCTACAGCGACAGTTGTTTTGCATGAGCTTCTATTTGGCTGTTATCGTCTTCCTGATTCAACAAAACGAAAAAATATTGAGGAATATCTCAAAGAAACTGAATTAATATTACCTTTATTATCTTATGATCACAAGGCTGCCATCTGGCACGCACAAGAAAGATCACGTCTTGTTAAATTGGGCAAAACACCGCCTTTTGCTGATGGTCAAATTGCAGCAGTTGCCTACGTTAATCAACTTATTTTAGTCACTAATAATATCTCAGATTATCGAGAATTTCAGGGACTTAAAATAGAAAATTGGCATTATTAA
- a CDS encoding agmatinase family protein, whose protein sequence is MSEESTFQPPHSTEAEQALEKERHLPLTGWQQEVSQGLTYGLEAADSIRDRSIPTFSRGELPHYAGINTFMKAPYLEDVRNVGNYDVAIVGVPHDSGTTYRPGTRFGPQGIRRISALYTPYNFELGVDLREQITLCDLGDIFTIPANNEKSFDQISKGVAHVFSSGALPIILGGDHSIGFPTVRGICRHLGDKKVGIIHFDRHVDTQETDLDERMHTCPWFHATNMKNAPAKNLVQLGIGGWQVPRQGVKVCRERATNILTVTDIVERGIDAAAEFALERALDGTDCVWISFDIDCIDAGFVPGTGWPEPGGLLPREALALLGKIIQKAPICGMEVVEVSPPYDISDMTSLMATRVICDAMAHLVISGQLPRKEKPYYIHPEANLAVDEPWQ, encoded by the coding sequence ATGTCCGAGGAATCTACTTTTCAACCCCCGCATTCAACCGAAGCTGAACAGGCCCTAGAAAAAGAACGCCATTTGCCCCTAACCGGTTGGCAACAGGAAGTTTCCCAGGGGTTAACCTACGGTTTAGAGGCGGCCGATAGTATTCGCGATCGCAGTATTCCCACCTTTTCCAGGGGTGAGTTACCCCACTATGCGGGAATTAACACCTTTATGAAGGCCCCCTATTTGGAAGATGTGCGGAATGTGGGCAATTATGACGTGGCAATCGTCGGTGTTCCCCATGATTCGGGGACAACTTACCGACCCGGAACTCGTTTTGGTCCCCAGGGAATTCGGCGGATTTCGGCCCTTTATACGCCCTACAATTTTGAATTAGGAGTAGATCTGCGGGAACAAATTACTCTCTGTGATCTGGGGGATATTTTCACCATTCCTGCTAATAACGAAAAGTCCTTTGATCAAATCTCTAAGGGGGTTGCCCATGTCTTTAGTTCCGGCGCCTTGCCGATTATTTTAGGGGGTGATCATTCCATTGGTTTTCCGACAGTGCGGGGTATTTGTCGGCATTTAGGGGATAAAAAAGTCGGTATTATTCACTTTGATCGCCATGTGGATACCCAGGAAACAGATTTAGATGAACGGATGCACACTTGCCCCTGGTTTCATGCCACCAATATGAAAAATGCTCCTGCTAAAAATCTCGTCCAATTAGGGATTGGCGGTTGGCAAGTTCCCCGTCAAGGTGTTAAAGTTTGCCGCGAGCGGGCCACTAATATTTTGACCGTCACCGACATTGTAGAACGAGGCATTGATGCGGCCGCCGAATTTGCCTTAGAACGAGCTTTAGATGGCACGGATTGCGTTTGGATTAGTTTCGATATTGATTGCATTGATGCCGGTTTTGTCCCCGGTACAGGTTGGCCAGAACCTGGCGGTTTATTACCCCGTGAAGCCTTAGCTTTATTAGGTAAAATTATCCAAAAAGCTCCCATTTGTGGTATGGAAGTGGTGGAAGTTTCCCCTCCCTACGATATTAGTGATATGACCTCTTTGATGGCTACCCGTGTTATTTGTGATGCCATGGCCCATCTGGTTATTTCAGGTCAATTACCGCGTAAAGAAAAGCCCTATTATATTCATCCTGAAGCCAATCTGGCCGTTGACGAACCTTGGCAGTAA
- a CDS encoding DUF2499 domain-containing protein: MNALSIPTWIVHVSSVVEWIAAIWLVWTYGDISSDRSWRMLSWGMLPALIGAMCACTWHFFDNISALSWLVTLQAAMTVLGNFTLCAAGWWLWRSSKISVNNE, from the coding sequence ATGAATGCTTTATCAATACCGACGTGGATAGTTCATGTATCGAGTGTCGTAGAATGGATAGCGGCAATCTGGTTAGTCTGGACCTATGGCGATATCAGTAGCGATCGATCGTGGCGAATGTTATCTTGGGGAATGTTACCCGCTTTAATAGGGGCAATGTGTGCCTGTACATGGCATTTTTTTGATAATATCAGTGCCTTATCCTGGTTAGTCACCCTACAGGCAGCCATGACTGTCTTAGGAAATTTTACCCTCTGTGCTGCCGGTTGGTGGCTGTGGCGTTCCAGTAAAATTAGCGTTAACAATGAATAA